One Xyrauchen texanus isolate HMW12.3.18 chromosome 2, RBS_HiC_50CHRs, whole genome shotgun sequence genomic window carries:
- the LOC127652201 gene encoding uncharacterized protein LOC127652201 codes for MASGGFESTFSGHQPPDSCSTLQVLKKRRVSLGGVSPPTSGCPPCVFGSEPCVFPCSAHIRELPCAGSVYSEKQYESSVTTQPLLHLSHTLNKGFGPSVSKKKKNTKNHKNPAQRENISPQPLMSPLCCPLDGAIVFQMSNSGINAAISASPAQVGSLASHTTAWQAVSAPEWVIRTITKGYRLQFARRPPPFGGVIFSHTEKSAAHILKEEISSLLVKGAIQVVPRDQCNQGFYSRYFLVPKKDGSLRPIMDLRVLNKHLRKYNFRMLTHGTLARSIHQNDWFTSVDLKDAFFHINMYAPHRKFLRFAYQGICYEFTVLPFGLSLSPRVFCLCAEAGLAPLRITGLRILTYIDDWLIIANSREEVVQDTRRVLTHITSLGFRVNVSKSNFTPAQSVIFLGLELNSISMRARLSQERVRSLMNCLSQFKEGTNVPYRKCLRLQGLMASAIQVLPLGLLRMRAFMKWVLSLHFSPLRDLCRSVTVTRSCTAALRHWRSADMYAHGTPLGAVMLRKVVTTDASLTGWGATQEGRTVNGSWPSELRSAHINYLELMTVWKALNHFLPRLQGHHVLVRCDNTTAVAHINRQGGMRSPKLHALAHRLLVWSRRHFLSLRATHVPGVLNRGADLLSRGNPLYGDWRLHPQIVGMLWEKFGKANVDLFASRENSHCPMFFSLKDEDAPLGVDALAHPWPKVLLYAFPPLCLLIPTLARVREQGLSLILIAPRWPKAPWLAEIIPLLHAQPWPLPLRTDLLSQANGEIYHPHPDRVALWAWPVRGQT; via the coding sequence ATGGCCTCAGGGGGCTTTGAGTCCACGTTCTCGGGCCACCAGCCCCCGGACTCTTGTTCGACCCTCCAAGTTCTCAAGAAAAGGAGGGTTTCACTCGGTGGGGTCAGCCCCCCTACCAGTGGGTGCCCACCCTGTGTGTTCGGTTCAGAACCATGTGTGTTCCCCTGTTCAGCCCATATCAGGGAACTTCCATGTGCTGGAAGTGTTTACAGTGAGAAACAGTATGAGAGCAGTGTCACCACACAGCCCCTATTACATCTCTCCCACACACTCAATAAAGGCTTCGGCCCAAgtgtttcaaaaaagaaaaagaacacaaaaaatcacaaaaatccagcacagagagagaacatCTCTCCACAACCCCTTATGTCGCCCCTatgttgtccactagatggcgccattgtattTCAAATGAGCAACTCGGGCATAAACGCAGCAATAAGCGCTTCCCCGGCTCAGGTGGGCTCACTTGCGAGCCACACAACAGCTTGGCAGGCTGTGTCGGCTCCCGAGTGGGTGATTCGAACCATAACGAAAGGGTACAGGCTCCAGTTTGCCAGGAGACCTCCACCTTTCGGCGGCgttatcttttctcacacagaaaAGAGCGCTGCACACATTCTGAAAGAAGAAATTTCCTCCCTCCTCGTGAAGGGGGCGATTCAAGTAGTACCCCGAGATCAATGCAATCAGGGGTTTTACTCCCGTTATTTCCTAGTTCCAAAGAAGGACGGCTCTCTCCGTCCTATTATGGATCTCAGagtgttaaacaaacatttgaggaaatacaatttcagaatgttaacacacGGCACACTCGCGCGCTCAATTCATCAGAACGACTGGTTCACAtcagtcgatctgaaagatgccttttTCCACATCAATATGTACGCCCCGCACAGGAAATTTCTTCGCTTTGCCTATCAGGGCATATGCTACGAATTcacagtcctccctttcggcctctcGCTGAGTCCGAGGGTGTTCTGTCTATGTGCGGAAGCGGGCTTAGCGCCGCTGAGAATAACGGGTCTCAGGATCCTAACATACATAGACGATTGGTTAATCATAGCCAATTCCAGGGAAGAGGTGGTGCAAGACACTCGCCGTGTGCTCACGCACATCACATCACTCGGGTTCAGAGTGAATGTGAGCAAGAGCAATTTCACACCTGCCCAGAGTGTTATATTCCTGGGTCTGGAGCTGAATTCAATCTCAATGCGCGCGCGCCTTTCACAAGAACGCGTTCGCTCTCTAATGAATTGTCTATCACAATTCAAGGAGGGGACGAATGTGCCATATCGCAAGTGTCTCAGATTACAGGGTCTTATGGCATCAGCTATTCAAGTtttgcctttgggccttctgcgtatgagggcattcatgaagtgggttttatcCCTCCACTTCAGCCCATTACGCGACCTCTGCCGCTCTGTCACAGTGACGCGCTCGTGCACAGCAGCCTTGCGCCACTGGAGGAGTGCAGACATGTACGCACATGGGACCCCTCTCGGGGCTGTTATGTTGCGAAAAGTGGTAACGACAGACGCGTCCTTAACAGGCTGGGGAGCCACTCAGGAGGGCAGGACGGTGAACGGTTCGTGGCCGAGCGAACTTCGTTCAGCCCACATAAATTATCTGGAGCTCATGACCGTATGGAAAGCTCTGAATCATTTTCTTCCCCGTctgcaggggcatcatgtgctcGTTCGCTGCGACAATACCACTGCAGTGGCACACATCAATCGCCAGGGCGGCATGCGCTCGCCCAAGCTTCATGCCCTAGCTCACAGGCTTTTGGTGTGGAGCAGGCGGCACTTCCTGTCGTTACGCGCAACCCATGTTCCAGGTGTCCTGAACAGGGGCGCGGACCTTCTGTCGAGGGGGAACCCGCTCTACGGAGACTGGCGACTCCACCCCCAGATAGTGGGCATGTTGTGGGAGAAATTCGGGAAGGCGAACGTAGATCTCTTCGCCTCGCGCGAAAACTCCCACtgtcctatgttcttctcgctAAAGGACGAGGACGCGCCCCTCGGCGTGGACGCACTTGCCCACCCGTGGCCCAAAGTGCTGCTCTACGCGTTTCCCCCCCTGTGCCTGTTAATTCCTACCCTGGCCAGGGTGAGAGAGCAGGGCCTGTCCCTAATTTTGATAGCACCCAGGTGGCCCAAGGCACCATGGTTGGCAGAGATAATTCCTCTTCTGCATGCCCAACCGTGGCCCCTCCCTCTTCGCACAGACCTGCTGTCTCAGGCGAACGGGGAAATATATCACCCACACCCGGACAGGGTGGCTCTGTGGGCTTGGCCCGTGAGAGGACAAACTTAA
- the tyms gene encoding thymidylate synthase, producing MPGTVVENSYARCKEVENAKTNTEGEKKLVSLFCDERGYLNQIEYILQNGVRKGDRTGTGVISVFGSQARYSLRDQFPLLTTKRVFWKGILEELLWFIKGSMNAKDLSEKGVRIWDANGSREFLDKNGFTDREEGDLGPVYGFQWRHFGAEYKDMHTDYSGQGVDQLQKVIDTIKSNPEDRRIIMCAWNPKDLPLMALPPCHALCQFYVSEGELSCQLYQRSGDMGLGVPFNIASYALLTYMIAHITGLKPGDFVHTLGDAHIYVNHIEPLKEQLQREPRPFPKLKIRRGVENIDDFCSEDFEICDYDPHPTIKMQMAV from the exons ATGCCCGGCACAGTAGTTGAAAACTCATACGCGCGTTGCAAGGAGGTTGAAAATGCCAAAACAAACACCGAGGGAGAGAAAAAGCTCGTCTCTCTCTTTTGTGACGAGCGCGGTTATTTGAATCAGATCGAGTATATTCTGCAGAACGGTGTTCGGAAAGGAGACCGAACCGGGACGGGTGTGATTTCCGTGTTCGGATCACAGGCGAGGTACAGTCTCAGAG ATCAGTTTCCATTGCTCACAACCAAAAGGGTTTTCTGGAAAGGCATACTGGAGGAGCTGCTGTGGTTTATCAAG GGTTCAATGAATGCCAAAGATCTGTCTGAGAAGGGTGTGAGAATCTGGGACGCTAACGGCTCCAGGGAATTTCTGGACAAGAATGGCTTCACGGATCGAGAGGAAGGAGATCTGGGGCCAGTTTATGGTTTCCAATGGAGACACTTTGGAGCCGAGTACAAAGACATGCACACTG ATTACTCTGGGCAAGGTGTTGACCAGTTACAGAAAGTGATTGACACCATCAAGTCAAACCCAGAAGACCGGAGGATCATCATGTGTGCCTGGAACCCGAAAG ATCTCCCTCTGATGGCATTGCCACCCTGCCATGCATTATGCCAGTTTTACGTATCAGAGGGTGAGTTGTCATGCCAGCTGTACCAGCGCTCTGGAGACATGGGTCTGGGTGTGCCCTTCAACATTGCCAGCTATGCCCTCCTGACCTATATGATTGCCCACATCACTGGACTGAAG CCTGGAGATTTTGTGCACACATTAGGCGACGCCCACATCTACGTAAATCACATCGAGCCTTTGAAAGAGCAG CTTCAGCGAGAGCCACGGCCCTTCCCCAAACTCAAGATCCGACGTGGAGTCGAAAATATTGATGATTTCTGTTCAGAGGATTTTGAGATATGCGACTATGACCCTCATCCGACAATCAAAATGCAAATGGCTGTTTAG
- the LOC127661306 gene encoding glucagon family neuropeptides-like: MMTSSKTTLAFFIYGLLVHCSVCSPLRMETVGMDEEGNSLTDLTINSDQITIRSSPSDDDEYTLFYPPSKRMERHADGMFNKAYRKALGQLSARKYLHALMAKRVGGGNTIEDDNEPLSKRHSDGVFTDSYSRYRKQMAVKKYLAAVLGKSPEDLDLHQFLQDIDFGVHPDGDEIEAFLLDWLRQFPPEFPAL, translated from the exons aTGATGACCAGCAGCAAAACGACGCTTGCTTTCTTCATCTACGGGCTCCTCGTGCACTGCAGCGTATGTTCGCCTCTCAG AATGGAGACAGTGGGAATGGACGAGGAGGGCAACTCATTAACGGATCTAACCATTAACAGTGACCAGATCACTATTCGAAGTTCTCCTTCTGACGACGACGAATACACTTTGTTTTATCCTCCATCGAAAAG AATGGAAAGACACGCTGATGGGATGTTTAATAAAGCCTACAGGAAAGCGCTCGGGCAGTTATCAGCACGGAAATACCTGCATGCACTGATGGCAAAACGTGTGGG AGGAGGGAACACAATAGAGGACGACAACGAGCCGCTTTCAAAGCGTCACTCGGATGGAGTATTCACGGACAGCTACAGTCGCTACCGGAAGCAAATGGCTGTAAAGAAGTACCTGGCCGCGGTCCTTGGCAAAAG CCCTGAAGACTTAGATTTGCACCAATTTCTACAAGACATAGACTTTGGTGTGCACCCGGATGGGGATGAGATTGAGGCATTTTTGTTGGACTGGCTGAGACAGTTCCCTCCTGAATTCCCG GCTTTGTGA